The DNA segment AGCAATTGCGAAACATATGAGCGTCAGCAAACAAGAAATTCCGCACGCATGGATGATGGTGGAAGTTGATGCTACTGGTCTAGTGCGCTATCGTAATGCAGTAAAAGATACTTTCAAAAAAGAGGAAGGTTATTCCTTAACTTATTTCGCGTTTTTCATAAAAGCAGTTGCGCAAGCCTTAAAAGAATTTCCGCAATTAAATAGTACTTGGGCAGGCGATAAAATCATTGAGCATGCAAATATCAATATTTCAATTGCTATTGCAGCTGGCGATTTATTATATGTTCCGGTTATTAAAAATGCAGATGAGAAATCTATTAAAGGGATTGCTCGTGAAATAAGTGAACTTGCTGAGAAAGCTCGGAGTGGCAAACTTAGCCAAGCAGACATGGAAGGTGGTACATTCACTGTGAATAGTACTGGTTCCTTTGGCTCTGTGCAATCAATGGGAATTATTAATCACCCACAAGCAGCTATTCTTCAAGTAGAATCAATTGTAAAACGGCCAGTAATTGTGGATGATATGATCGCTGTTCGTGATATGGTAAATCTTTGTTTATCCATCGATCACCGTATTTTAGACGGTTTACTCGCTGGGAAATTTTTACAAGCAATTAAATCTGCTGTCGAAAAAATCTCTAAAGATAACACAGCGTTATATTAAAGATGTTTTAATCTAGTTTTAGCGGGTATTGTTTAGTACATCTAGATCCATACCCCTAAACTCCCTAGATGTCTTGGGTAGTACTTTCGGGTACTGCTCTTTTTTTGAGGAAAAAAATAAAAAAGTCTGAACCATATTGGCTCAGACATCGGATATCTATAAAAACATTAATACCCCGGTTAAAACGCTGGATAATACAATCGCGATTAGCATTAAGATAACGACAACGCGAACTACTTTTTTATTAGTCATTGCGGAAGAAAACTCCTCTCATAAAGCATTTCAGTTATCTCCATCTTACTTATTATTAGAGTAAATTTCAAGTGATTTTTTAATTTTTTTAAGTAAAAGGAAGAATATAGGTGAAAATAAGATGAAATCAAATGTAAAAAATTACTTTACGGACTTAATCCAAATACCGTCTGTTTCTGGAAAAGAAAAAGCAGTATTAATGTACATTAAAAAACATTTAACGCAAGCAAATATCGCTTATAGTTTAGATGAAAATTACGGATTAATTGCTCGATTACCAGCAACTGCTGAAAAATTTCCAACCATTTTTTTCTGTAGCCATGTGGATACACACCCAAATGCTTCTGCTCCAGTTTTTCAAATTGATCATGATCACATTACTTCGAAAAATGGAACCTCATTAGGAGCAGATGATAAAGCAGCAGTAGCGGCAATGTTAGCGAGCATCGATTATTTTAATGAAGAAAAGAGTGTTCATGGTATAATTGAGTTTATTTTTACGACGAAAGAAGAACTGGGTATGATGGGAATGCGTTTATTTCCTGAAGAAAAAATTACTGCGGCATATGGATATTGTTTAGATGCTCCATTTGATGTTGGTAATTATCAATTGCAATCTAACACTTTAGTAGCGGTTAATTTTGCAATTGCTAGTTCAGATTCTTCACAAATGTCACCAATTTCTGTCGCTAGAATGGCTCTCCATGCAACCCGTCCAGGACGAATTGATCGAGAAAACAAATGGGAAGTCGAATCTTTTTCTGGTGGCATCAATGATGAAAATTACCAAGATGCGCAATTAGATATTCTTTTTACATCAGCTGCTAGTTTTAGAAAAGCATTATTGCATATTCAAGCCATAAGAGAGCAGTTTAACGAAACATGTGAAAAATATGGTGCTTCTTTAACAGATGATACTCGTCTTATTTATGAAGGTTATCATATTGATCCAAAACACCCATTAGTAAATATTTTCCGAAAAGCAGCCAAAAAACAAGCTTTGCCAACAAATGAAATTTTTATTGATGGCGGTTCAGATGCGAATGTTCTTAATGAAAAAGGAATACCTACAATGCTATTATCAGCAGGATATAAGAATGCGCATACAGAAGGAGAATCTATTGCCGTAAGTCAGTTAGAAAAGCTTACACAACTCATCATTGATTTATCCGAATCAGCTAAAAATGAAAAAATCTTATTAAGAAAGCTAAAATAACGAAAAAAAGTCAAATAATTCGGATTGATTCATTGTCCAAGAAGCAATTCTTTGATATAGTAAATGATGTTGATACTTTTATGTGTCATGTTGAAGTAAGACAGATTTTTCTGCCTTAATAAACCGGAAAGGAAGAAGTGCAAAATGGCAAAACAAGAAATTGGCGTTATAGGAATGGGCGTTATGGGTCGTAACTTGGCTCTAAACATTGAAAGTCGTGGTCATACAGTATCTATCTTTAACCGTTCTACTGAAAAAACGAAAGCGGTTATGGAAGAAAATGCGGATAAGAAATTAGTACCAACTTATAGTTTAGAGGAATTTGTCGAATCTCTTGAAGTGCCTCGCCGTATCCTTATTATGGTAAAAGCTGGCGATGCTACCGATATGATGATTGAAGCAGTTAAACCTTTCTTAAATGAAGGCGATATTTTAATCGATGGTGGTAATGCATTCTTTAAAGATACAATTCGTCGTAATAAAGAACTAAGTGAAGAAGGATTTAACTTTATCGGTACTGGTGTATCTGGTGGGGAAGAAGGCGCTCTTAAAGGACCTTCCATCATGCCAGGTGGTCAACGCAAGGCATACGACCTTGTAGCCCCTATTTTACGTGAAATTGCTGCAGTAGCAGACGGAGAACCGTGTGTGACTTATATTGGTCCAGATGGTGCCGGACATTATGTTAAAATGGTCCACAATGGTATCGAATACGGTGATATGCAATTGATTGCAGAAGCTTACACTATTTTGAAAGAAATTGGTGGATTAAGCCATGATGAACTTGCAGACGTATTTGAAGAGTGGAATAACGGTGAACTTGATAGCTATCTAATCGAAATCACTAAAAATATCTTAAAAGTAAAAGATGAAGAAACAGGTAAACCTATTGTTGATGTTATTCTTGATAAAGCTGGACAAAAAGGTACTGGTAAATGGACAAGCCAAAGTGCACTTGACCTTGGTGTGCCACTTTCCTTAATTACAGAATCTGTATTTGCACGTTACATCTCTGCATTAAAAGAAGAACGTGTGTATGCAAGCACTGTTTTACATGGTCCATCTAGCTATCACTTTGACGGTGATAAAAAAGCATTTGTTGAATCTGTTCGTCGCGCACTTTATTTCAGCAAAATAGCATCTTATGCACAAGGTTTTGCTCAAATGAGAGCTGCTAGTGAAGAGTATGATTGGGACTTACAATACGGTGAAATTGCGAAAATTTTCCGTGCTGGTTGTATTATTCGTGCTCGTTTCTTACAAAAAATTACGGACGCTTATAACCAAGATAAAAATCTTAAAAACTTATTACTCGATCCATATTTCAAAGATATTGCACATAACTACCAAGGAGATCTTCGTACAGTTGTTGCAGAAGCTGTAAAAGCTGGAATTCCAGTACCTACATTCACTGCAGCAATCAGCTACTACGACAGCTATCGTTCTGAAGTATTATCTGCAAATCTAATTCAAGCACAACGCGATTACTTTGGTGCGCATACGTATGAGAGAGTCGACAAACCTGGCGTATTCCATACAGAATGGCCACAAGTAGAAGATTGAGTTATTAAAAAGGCATTCACTTTTTCGGAGTGAATGCTTTTTTATATGAGATTTAAATTAGTAAATCATGGTAAAGTGGTAAAAAATGCAGAAAATATCTAATTATACGTTGTTATTAGTTGTTTTTGAGGGAAAGTTCGTTACAATAGTAATAGGAATATAGTGTAATGATCGAAAGAGAGGGTTAGGTCTAATGAATAGAATATTAATCGTTGAAGATGAAAAAAACTTAGCACGCTTTATTGAATTAGAATTACAACATGAAAATTATGAAACAGCTGTTGCTAATGATGGACGCGCTGGACTCGAACTCGCTTTAAATGAAGAGTGGGATGCAATTTTACTTGATTTAATGTTGCCGCATTTAAATGGTGTAGAAGTTTGTCGTCGAGTGCGCCAAGTAAAACAAACGCCTATTATTATGATAACTGCACGAGATTCTGTTATTGACCGTGTATCAGGACTTGATCATGGGGCAGATGATTATATTGTTAAACCTTTTGCCATTGAAGAATTACTTGCGCGTCTTCGTTCGCTACTACGCCGAGTTGAAAATGCAGAGCAATCTGCTAAACAAACTACACTTCAATATCGAAATCTTATTGTGGAAAAAGAAAACCGGATTGTCAAACGCGATGAAGAAATTATTGATTTAACCAAACGAGAGTATGAACTGTTACTCACACTAATGGAAAATGTAAATATTGTTCTTACTCGAGAAGTGTTACTCAATAAAGTGTGGGGCTACGAAACCGAAGTGGAAACAAATGTAGTTGACGTTTATGTACGTTATTTACGTAATAAAATTGATCATCCTGACGAAGAGAGTTATATCCAAACTGTTCGCGGGACTGGGTATGTGATGCGTACATGACAACTAGCCCATTCTCCTTAAAAAGTCGTTCTTTGAAATTCAAATGGACTTTTGGAGCTAGTGCAGCCATTTTTCTAACCTTTTTCTTATTTTCCTATGCGATTTACCAAGGGATTGGGCAAATGTTGCTAAATGAAGAAGAACCAGAAGTAAAAGAGTTGCTTCTAGCTACAACAAGTACATTGACTAATCAGGATTTAAGCGACAATGAGGAAATTAAATATTTATTTAATAATGACAAAACAGTAAATCGAAAACTGCAAGATCAAGTAATTAATCTATACGATAAAGATGGCCATTTTATTAATAAATATTATTTTTCTAGAAATCAAGATATTACGAGTATAGATTTTTCACAGTATTTTGTTAGTGGGACCGACAAGTTTATTATGAATAAGCCGACAATTGATGGTCAGAAAATGATGACAGCACAAATGCCAATAGTTTCTGACGATAATACAACAGTGATTGGTTATGCACAAGTCGTCAATCCGCTAACTTCTTATAATCGAATGATGGATCGTTTACTTGTTACCATGATTTTACTTGGAGCAGTGGCGCTGTTAATTAGTGGAATGCTTGGCTATTTGCTGGCACAAAATTTCTTAAATCCACTTACTCGTTTGGCACGAACCATGAATGATATCCGTAAAAATGGTTTCCAAAAAAGAATTGAAACGAAAACAAACTCTAGAGATGAAATTGGTGAATTAACAGTCGTTTTCAATGATATGATGACACGAATTGAAACTAGTTTTGAGCAACAAAAACAATTTGTTGAAGATGCATCGCATGAATTACGGACGCCGGTCCAAATTATGGAAGGGCATTTAAAACTTCTAACTCGTTGGGGCAAAGATGATCCGGCAGTGCTTGATGAATCACTTAATGCTTCTTTAACAGAATTAGAACGAATGAAAAAACTAGTTCAAGAAATGCTCGATTTATCAAGAGCTGAACAAATTTCGCAAACAAAAGAATTACAGATTACTGATGTCAATGCAATAGTGGAACAAGTAAGACGCAACTTTGAAGTAATGTATGAACACTTTACCTTTAAATTAAAAGAAGATGATACGGACCTTCGAGCGCTTATTCAACATAATCATTTGGAACAAATTTTAATTATTATTATGGATAATGCGGTGAAATATTCAGGCGATGGAACAGAAGTGGATTTACATGTTTATAAAGAGCAAAAACAAATTCACATTGATGTGCGTGATTACGGTGAAGGTATTTCGCAGGAAGAAATTGATAAAATCTTTAATCGTTTTTACCGAGTAGACAAAGCTAGAAGCCGTGAAAAAGGCGGAAATGGTCTTGGACTTGCCATCGCCAAACAATTAGTGGAAGGATATTTAGGAACAATAAATGCGGTTAGTGAGCCAGATAAAGGCACAACTATCAAAATTACACTTCCTTATATTGATCCAAAATCCAAATAGAAAAACCGCAACCTTGTGAAGAGGTTGCGGTTTCTTTTATTTTTCTTTATTTTGTTCATCGACAATTTGCTCAAATTCTTTTTCTTCTTGCTCCATTACTTTAATTTCTGGATGTTTATTCATATAAAGTTTTTTCGTTAGTAATGTTTGACCAGCTAAGAAAAGTCCACCAACTGCCCAGTATAGCGCAAGCGCAGATGGAGCTGTAAATGATACGAATAAAATCATAATAGGTGACATTAACCCAATAATTTTCATTTGTTTCTTTTGTTCAGGGGAATAGCCAATCATGGAAACAAAATATTGAGCTAAGTAAACCAAACCGGCAATGATTGCCAGAACCATATCTGATTCTCCTAGATTAAACCATAGGAATGTATGACTAGCAATTTCGGATGATCCGCGAATGGCGTAATAGAAAGCCATCAAAATTGGCATTTGGATAAGTAATGGTAAACAACCCATTTGCAGCGGATTAATATTATACTTCGAATATACAGTCATCATTTCTTTTTGAATAGTTGCTTGTTCTTCTTTGGATGTTGCCCGTTTTAAACGAGCCTGAATTTCATCAATTTCTGGTTTGGCAACAGCCATTTTGGATTGCATGCCCATTTGAGCTTTGGCAGTTCGTAAGTTTAGCGGCATAATTAATGCCCGGATTAGCAAAGTGGTAATTATAATCGCAACTCCGTAGTTATCTCCAACAAACGATGCAACAAACATAATAAAACTAGTAAATGGTTGGATTAGATAAGTACTAAAAAAACCATCTGTATTTTGAGACGGGTCCAAACTACATCCTGAAAGTAGTAGTAGTGCACCAAGTAAAACGCTAATTAAAATCATATTTTTCTTTTTCAATGTTTCATTTTCCTCCTAAATAGTAAAATAATAACTTCATATGTTGGAAAATGAAAAACTGTCTTCATCATCAGTAATGGCGCTACATTTCATAGTTATAGCTAGCCAATTAATAATAAAATTTGGCGAGGATCTATAAAAATGTGCTCGAAGTGTTATCTTTACTGGCTTTAAGCAGATAGCGTCAGCGGGTAGCACCATTTTCGGTTTTAATAATGTAATTGCCGACCAATAACTAAATATCGTCAACATTAATAAAAACGTCACTGTGAGTGAAATGAATTCTGGTTCAAGTAAAAGTTGCAAAATGGAAATCATGCCACGCAGTCGCTCCTTTCAAGGTTTAAGTACTCATTAACTATAATGCAAAAAGAGCTATAGCACAACCACTATTTTTATAATTTTAGTAAACAATATCAAATGTTTTTCGATCTTCTACAGGAGCTCCCTTATAGATATAAACATGCTCAATAC comes from the Listeria welshimeri serovar 6b str. SLCC5334 genome and includes:
- the prli42 gene encoding stressosome-associated protein Prli42, with the translated sequence MTNKKVVRVVVILMLIAIVLSSVLTGVLMFL
- a CDS encoding dihydrolipoamide acetyltransferase family protein; this encodes MAVEKITMPKLGESVTEGTISSWLVKPGDTVEKYDAIAEVLTDKVTAEIPSSFSGTIKEILAEEDETLEVGEVICTIETAESGGSEPADEEKQPETKNDEKKETKQVKLAEAPASGRFSPAVLRIAGENNIDLSTVEGTGKGGRITRKDLLQVIENGPVTTKSEPKNVTQEKTATPAPIRSAAGDKEIPINGVRKAIAKHMSVSKQEIPHAWMMVEVDATGLVRYRNAVKDTFKKEEGYSLTYFAFFIKAVAQALKEFPQLNSTWAGDKIIEHANINISIAIAAGDLLYVPVIKNADEKSIKGIAREISELAEKARSGKLSQADMEGGTFTVNSTGSFGSVQSMGIINHPQAAILQVESIVKRPVIVDDMIAVRDMVNLCLSIDHRILDGLLAGKFLQAIKSAVEKISKDNTALY
- a CDS encoding membrane protein insertase YidC, with the protein product MKKKNMILISVLLGALLLLSGCSLDPSQNTDGFFSTYLIQPFTSFIMFVASFVGDNYGVAIIITTLLIRALIMPLNLRTAKAQMGMQSKMAVAKPEIDEIQARLKRATSKEEQATIQKEMMTVYSKYNINPLQMGCLPLLIQMPILMAFYYAIRGSSEIASHTFLWFNLGESDMVLAIIAGLVYLAQYFVSMIGYSPEQKKQMKIIGLMSPIMILFVSFTAPSALALYWAVGGLFLAGQTLLTKKLYMNKHPEIKVMEQEEKEFEQIVDEQNKEK
- a CDS encoding M20/M25/M40 family metallo-hydrolase translates to MKSNVKNYFTDLIQIPSVSGKEKAVLMYIKKHLTQANIAYSLDENYGLIARLPATAEKFPTIFFCSHVDTHPNASAPVFQIDHDHITSKNGTSLGADDKAAVAAMLASIDYFNEEKSVHGIIEFIFTTKEELGMMGMRLFPEEKITAAYGYCLDAPFDVGNYQLQSNTLVAVNFAIASSDSSQMSPISVARMALHATRPGRIDRENKWEVESFSGGINDENYQDAQLDILFTSAASFRKALLHIQAIREQFNETCEKYGASLTDDTRLIYEGYHIDPKHPLVNIFRKAAKKQALPTNEIFIDGGSDANVLNEKGIPTMLLSAGYKNAHTEGESIAVSQLEKLTQLIIDLSESAKNEKILLRKLK
- the gndA gene encoding NADP-dependent phosphogluconate dehydrogenase: MAKQEIGVIGMGVMGRNLALNIESRGHTVSIFNRSTEKTKAVMEENADKKLVPTYSLEEFVESLEVPRRILIMVKAGDATDMMIEAVKPFLNEGDILIDGGNAFFKDTIRRNKELSEEGFNFIGTGVSGGEEGALKGPSIMPGGQRKAYDLVAPILREIAAVADGEPCVTYIGPDGAGHYVKMVHNGIEYGDMQLIAEAYTILKEIGGLSHDELADVFEEWNNGELDSYLIEITKNILKVKDEETGKPIVDVILDKAGQKGTGKWTSQSALDLGVPLSLITESVFARYISALKEERVYASTVLHGPSSYHFDGDKKAFVESVRRALYFSKIASYAQGFAQMRAASEEYDWDLQYGEIAKIFRAGCIIRARFLQKITDAYNQDKNLKNLLLDPYFKDIAHNYQGDLRTVVAEAVKAGIPVPTFTAAISYYDSYRSEVLSANLIQAQRDYFGAHTYERVDKPGVFHTEWPQVED
- a CDS encoding response regulator transcription factor, translated to MNRILIVEDEKNLARFIELELQHENYETAVANDGRAGLELALNEEWDAILLDLMLPHLNGVEVCRRVRQVKQTPIIMITARDSVIDRVSGLDHGADDYIVKPFAIEELLARLRSLLRRVENAEQSAKQTTLQYRNLIVEKENRIVKRDEEIIDLTKREYELLLTLMENVNIVLTREVLLNKVWGYETEVETNVVDVYVRYLRNKIDHPDEESYIQTVRGTGYVMRT
- a CDS encoding HAMP domain-containing histidine kinase, which produces MTTSPFSLKSRSLKFKWTFGASAAIFLTFFLFSYAIYQGIGQMLLNEEEPEVKELLLATTSTLTNQDLSDNEEIKYLFNNDKTVNRKLQDQVINLYDKDGHFINKYYFSRNQDITSIDFSQYFVSGTDKFIMNKPTIDGQKMMTAQMPIVSDDNTTVIGYAQVVNPLTSYNRMMDRLLVTMILLGAVALLISGMLGYLLAQNFLNPLTRLARTMNDIRKNGFQKRIETKTNSRDEIGELTVVFNDMMTRIETSFEQQKQFVEDASHELRTPVQIMEGHLKLLTRWGKDDPAVLDESLNASLTELERMKKLVQEMLDLSRAEQISQTKELQITDVNAIVEQVRRNFEVMYEHFTFKLKEDDTDLRALIQHNHLEQILIIIMDNAVKYSGDGTEVDLHVYKEQKQIHIDVRDYGEGISQEEIDKIFNRFYRVDKARSREKGGNGLGLAIAKQLVEGYLGTINAVSEPDKGTTIKITLPYIDPKSK